A genomic stretch from Desulfolutivibrio sulfodismutans DSM 3696 includes:
- the xseB gene encoding exodeoxyribonuclease VII small subunit, which produces MSVRQESFEKTLERLEAVVARLESGDASLDKGVALFKEGMALAASCRKRLDDAKMEISLALGGPQGGVAPFVGEPGDEDAPEGPGGGADVG; this is translated from the coding sequence ATGAGCGTCAGGCAGGAATCGTTCGAAAAGACCCTGGAACGCCTGGAGGCCGTGGTGGCCAGGCTGGAATCCGGGGACGCGTCCCTGGACAAGGGCGTGGCCCTTTTCAAGGAAGGCATGGCTCTGGCCGCGTCCTGCCGCAAGCGGCTCGACGACGCCAAAATGGAAATTTCCCTGGCCCTGGGCGGGCCGCAGGGCGGCGTTGCCCCCTTTGTCGGCGAACCCGGGGACGAGGACGCCCCGGAAGGGCCGGGAGGCGGCGCGGATGTGGGTTAA
- a CDS encoding lactate utilization protein B encodes MDTFEQRAEKAAADARLRGVLRRAAGVLRGLRERAFADFGDIEAAKARLRKARLRSVLRLPEMLTRLEERVTAAGGVVHYAGDAHQARQIVVGLARDRDVRLVVKGKSMISEEIGLNGAFAEAGIESVETDLGEYIIQLAGEGPSHIISPALHKSKDEVAALFLEKLGKTAETAPELTQIAREALREKFLAADMGVTGANMAVADTGSVVLLENEGNIRFSTTCPRVHVAVMSIEKVVETLDDAGDVLALLPRSATGQRMPVYLSVFTGPRRDGEADGAGEFHLVLLDNGRSRILADPLMREMLLCVRCGACLNVCPVYKTIGGHAYGWVYPGPMGSVLTPLLMPSRETFALAHACTGCGACREACPAGIDHPGLLLELRRRGVEDMGWCGPGERLLAGAAAATLARPLLYRGIMGGLRALDPQLRALSRFPGLRAFARTRQVPRLKPPFWSRARAMDRERLRRGGDR; translated from the coding sequence ATGGACACGTTCGAACAAAGGGCCGAAAAAGCGGCGGCGGATGCGCGGCTGCGCGGCGTGCTGCGGCGTGCGGCAGGCGTCTTGCGCGGCCTGCGCGAGCGCGCCTTTGCCGATTTCGGGGATATCGAGGCGGCCAAGGCGCGGCTGCGCAAGGCCCGGCTGCGCTCTGTGCTGCGGCTGCCGGAGATGCTTACCCGGCTTGAGGAGCGGGTCACGGCGGCGGGAGGCGTGGTCCACTATGCCGGGGATGCGCACCAGGCGCGGCAGATCGTGGTGGGCCTGGCCCGGGATCGGGATGTCCGGCTGGTGGTCAAGGGCAAGTCCATGATCAGCGAAGAGATCGGGCTCAATGGGGCGTTTGCCGAGGCGGGCATCGAGTCCGTGGAGACGGACCTGGGAGAATACATCATCCAGCTTGCGGGCGAAGGCCCGTCGCACATCATCTCGCCCGCCCTGCACAAATCCAAGGACGAGGTGGCGGCGCTGTTTCTGGAAAAGCTCGGGAAAACGGCGGAGACGGCCCCGGAACTGACGCAGATTGCCCGGGAGGCGCTGCGGGAAAAATTTCTGGCGGCGGACATGGGGGTCACGGGCGCGAACATGGCCGTGGCCGACACGGGCAGCGTGGTGCTGCTGGAAAACGAGGGCAACATCCGCTTTTCCACCACCTGCCCCAGGGTGCATGTGGCGGTCATGAGCATCGAGAAGGTGGTGGAGACGCTTGACGACGCCGGGGACGTGCTGGCGCTTTTGCCGCGCAGCGCCACGGGGCAGCGCATGCCGGTCTACCTGTCGGTCTTCACCGGCCCGCGCCGGGATGGCGAGGCGGACGGGGCCGGGGAGTTCCATCTGGTGCTGCTGGACAACGGCCGCAGCCGGATTCTGGCCGATCCCCTGATGCGCGAGATGCTTTTGTGCGTGCGCTGCGGGGCCTGCCTGAACGTGTGCCCGGTGTATAAGACCATCGGCGGCCATGCCTACGGCTGGGTCTATCCGGGCCCCATGGGATCTGTTTTGACGCCGCTGCTCATGCCGTCCAGGGAGACCTTCGCCCTGGCCCACGCCTGCACGGGGTGCGGGGCCTGCCGCGAGGCCTGTCCGGCGGGCATCGACCATCCGGGGCTGCTTCTGGAGTTGCGGCGGCGCGGCGTTGAGGACATGGGCTGGTGCGGCCCGGGCGAACGCCTGCTGGCCGGGGCTGCGGCGGCCACGCTGGCGCGTCCGCTCCTCTACCGGGGAATCATGGGCGGCCTGCGGGCCCTGGACCCGCAACTCCGGGCGCTGTCGAGATTTCCGGGACTGCGGGCGTTCGCCAGGACGCGCCAGGTTCCCAGGCTCAAGCCCCCCTTCTGGTCCCGGGCCAGGGCCATGGACCGGGAAAGGCTTCGCCGGGGAGGCGACCGATGA
- a CDS encoding deoxyhypusine synthase family protein, producing the protein MSTITRFMETHFRHFNARETLDAAKGWRDLLDRGGKMFLTMAGAMSTAEIGVSLAEMIRKDKVHAISCTAANLEEDLFNLFNHNEYKMVPHYRDLSPEMEKELYDQGFNRVTDTCIPEGVLRQVQRQIAELWKRAADTNSPKFPYEFMYDLLDQPGIQDHFQVPAEHSWVLAAKEKGLTIYSPGFEDSTLGNIFCSEVISGRVKNHGAVRHGTEQMQKLAEWYTAMGKAGTPIGFFQIGGGIAADFPICVVPMLIQDLEHEDTPFWAYFAQIGDSTTSYGSYSGAVPNEKITWGKLDVGTPSFMINSDAAIVAPLIFAYVLGM; encoded by the coding sequence ATGTCTACGATCACGCGTTTTATGGAAACCCATTTCCGGCACTTCAACGCCAGGGAGACCCTGGACGCGGCCAAGGGCTGGCGCGATCTGCTGGATCGCGGCGGCAAGATGTTTCTGACCATGGCCGGGGCCATGAGCACCGCCGAGATCGGCGTGAGCCTGGCCGAGATGATCCGCAAGGACAAGGTGCACGCCATAAGCTGCACGGCGGCCAACCTGGAAGAGGATCTGTTCAACCTCTTCAACCACAACGAATACAAGATGGTGCCGCACTACCGCGACCTGTCTCCGGAGATGGAGAAGGAGCTCTACGACCAGGGGTTCAACCGGGTCACGGACACCTGCATCCCCGAAGGGGTTTTGCGGCAGGTGCAGCGCCAGATCGCCGAGTTGTGGAAGAGGGCTGCGGACACCAATTCGCCGAAATTTCCCTATGAATTCATGTATGATCTGCTGGACCAGCCGGGCATCCAGGACCATTTCCAGGTTCCGGCCGAGCACTCCTGGGTGCTGGCGGCCAAGGAGAAGGGCCTGACCATCTATTCCCCGGGTTTTGAGGACAGCACCCTGGGCAATATCTTTTGCTCCGAGGTCATCAGCGGCCGGGTGAAAAACCACGGCGCGGTGCGCCACGGCACCGAGCAGATGCAAAAGCTGGCCGAGTGGTACACGGCCATGGGCAAGGCCGGGACGCCCATCGGATTTTTCCAGATCGGCGGCGGCATTGCGGCGGATTTCCCCATCTGCGTGGTGCCCATGCTCATCCAGGATCTGGAGCACGAGGACACGCCGTTTTGGGCTTATTTCGCCCAGATCGGCGACAGCACGACCTCGTATGGTTCCTATTCCGGGGCCGTGCCCAACGAGAAAATCACCTGGGGCAAGCTCGACGTGGGCACCCCTTCCTTTATGATCAACTCCGACGCGGCCATCGTGGCCCCGCTGATTTTCGCCTACGTGCTCGGGATGTAG
- a CDS encoding (Fe-S)-binding protein, translating into MRVKLFIPCLVQDAMPEAGLACLRVLRAAGVDPIAPAGQTCCGQPLFKLGHAARVKPLARRILDLFADADAVVCPSGSCTHMIRRYPELFPDDPATAAKARSLAARTYEFTQFLVDILHAADFGATLPTTAVYHDSCQMGRTLGLSAQPRLLLSHVAHLTLLEPATPDACCGFGGPFSMRFPGVSEALTHDKIQAILDTHATTVICAEPSCLQNIKGALAHNHTPLQTLHIAQVLATGLGGMKTCGGAAPTPPAGG; encoded by the coding sequence GTGCGCGTCAAACTGTTCATCCCCTGCCTGGTCCAGGACGCCATGCCCGAGGCAGGCCTCGCCTGCCTGCGCGTCCTTCGCGCCGCAGGCGTCGATCCCATCGCGCCCGCCGGACAGACCTGTTGCGGACAACCGCTTTTCAAGCTCGGCCACGCCGCCAGGGTGAAGCCCCTGGCCCGCCGCATCCTCGACCTCTTTGCCGACGCCGACGCCGTGGTCTGCCCGTCCGGTTCCTGCACCCACATGATCCGCCGCTATCCGGAGCTTTTCCCCGACGACCCGGCCACTGCCGCAAAGGCCCGCTCCCTGGCCGCCCGGACCTACGAATTCACCCAGTTTTTGGTGGACATCCTCCACGCCGCCGACTTCGGCGCGACGCTTCCCACCACAGCCGTCTACCACGACTCCTGCCAGATGGGCCGCACCCTGGGCCTTTCCGCCCAACCCCGGCTGTTGCTCTCGCACGTCGCCCACCTCACCCTCCTCGAGCCCGCCACCCCGGACGCCTGCTGCGGCTTCGGCGGGCCGTTCAGCATGCGCTTTCCCGGCGTGTCCGAGGCCCTGACGCACGACAAAATCCAGGCCATCCTGGATACCCACGCCACCACCGTCATCTGCGCCGAACCAAGCTGCCTGCAAAACATCAAAGGGGCCCTGGCCCACAACCATACGCCGCTGCAAACCCTGCATATCGCCCAGGTGCTGGCCACCGGCCTGGGTGGGATGAAGACCTGTGGGGGCGCTGCCCCCACGCCCCCGGCAGGGGGATAA
- a CDS encoding CheR family methyltransferase gives MSISLSTTSAPGPLLLRRTAAITDDEFRELRDFIYAKCGIWVDEKRKYLFENRFGKRLGELGLKSFGDYLRLLRHDPGRDKELQQVYELVTTNETSLYRDLKQLDGFKTHILLPLLAEQRKAGRLEINIWSAGCSSGEEPYTLAIMLHEELGVDIRRWKIQITGCDLSPAMVAKARAGVYADYAFKTTPETIKKKYFTVAKDGLKVAPHVASLTSFSVLNLNDIMAVKRIPKSHVVFCRNVIIYFDDAMKKKVVGSFYENLAPGGFLVLGHSETLHKISSAFRPKFISGAVAYQKI, from the coding sequence ATGAGCATATCCCTCTCCACCACCTCCGCCCCCGGACCGCTTCTTTTGCGGCGTACAGCGGCCATCACCGACGACGAGTTCCGGGAGCTTCGGGACTTTATTTACGCCAAATGCGGCATCTGGGTGGACGAAAAACGCAAGTACCTTTTTGAAAACCGGTTCGGCAAGCGCCTGGGGGAGCTTGGGCTCAAGTCCTTTGGCGATTATCTGCGCCTTTTGCGTCACGACCCGGGCCGCGACAAGGAGTTGCAGCAGGTCTACGAACTGGTGACCACCAACGAGACCAGCCTGTATCGGGACTTGAAACAGCTCGACGGGTTCAAAACCCACATCCTGCTGCCGCTTCTGGCCGAACAGCGCAAGGCGGGCCGCCTGGAGATCAACATCTGGTCCGCAGGCTGTTCCTCGGGCGAGGAACCCTACACCCTGGCCATCATGCTCCACGAGGAGCTCGGGGTGGACATCCGGCGCTGGAAAATCCAGATCACCGGCTGCGACCTTTCCCCGGCCATGGTGGCCAAGGCCCGGGCCGGGGTCTATGCCGACTACGCCTTCAAAACCACCCCCGAGACGATAAAAAAGAAGTATTTCACGGTGGCCAAGGACGGCCTCAAGGTCGCGCCCCATGTGGCGTCGCTCACGTCGTTTTCCGTGCTCAATTTAAACGACATCATGGCCGTCAAGCGCATCCCCAAGTCCCATGTGGTGTTTTGCCGCAACGTGATCATCTATTTCGACGACGCCATGAAGAAGAAGGTGGTGGGGTCGTTTTACGAGAACCTGGCGCCGGGCGGCTTTTTGGTGCTCGGGCATTCGGAGACCCTGCATAAGATCAGTTCGGCCTTCCGGCCCAAATTCATTTCCGGGGCCGTGGCCTACCAAAAGATCTAG
- a CDS encoding Lcl C-terminal domain-containing protein, with translation MHMLHKFYIFSLAMPILLYCAQPAVASFVDNGLMVLDQSTGLQWEKGQSDSEMAWEQALSYCEARTTGGVTDWRLPNKKELESLVDDTRINPALDPLFPAPGSSVFWTTTTAIGYDFFTYAWIASLNTGTSYTQVKTWGGRVRCVRGESGEQPMPIESSNMLLLNME, from the coding sequence ATGCACATGCTGCATAAATTTTATATTTTCAGTCTGGCCATGCCCATTCTGTTGTACTGCGCCCAACCCGCCGTAGCTTCGTTCGTGGACAATGGCCTCATGGTGCTGGATCAATCCACGGGATTGCAGTGGGAGAAGGGACAAAGCGACAGCGAGATGGCCTGGGAGCAGGCGCTGTCGTATTGCGAGGCCCGCACCACAGGAGGAGTGACAGACTGGCGGCTGCCGAACAAGAAGGAGCTGGAGAGTCTGGTTGACGACACCCGCATCAATCCGGCCCTTGACCCGCTGTTCCCCGCCCCGGGCTCCTCGGTCTTCTGGACGACCACCACGGCTATCGGATATGATTTTTTTACGTATGCCTGGATAGCCTCCCTCAACACCGGGACATCGTATACGCAGGTGAAGACCTGGGGAGGCCGGGTCCGCTGCGTCCGGGGCGAGTCCGGCGAGCAGCCCATGCCCATCGAATCCTCCAACATGCTTCTCTTGAACATGGAATGA
- a CDS encoding Lcl C-terminal domain-containing protein translates to MIGGYPMQQNTCSPRLSPLPALLTAFTMLLLASSPALARSYTLPGTGQTACYDNVLLLSPCPTAGQPFYGQDGNYPGSPPAYAASGEVVADTVTGLGWQKADDGVSRYLEEARAYCEGLTLGGYSDWRLPTRMELLTIVDASRAAPATNPVFTSGNGKYWTTTLQAGDASEGWSVRFSDGLASYDGISNPYLVRCVRGPAL, encoded by the coding sequence ATGATCGGAGGGTATCCCATGCAGCAAAATACCTGTTCACCCCGTCTCTCTCCTCTTCCGGCGCTTCTTACGGCGTTCACCATGTTGCTGCTGGCGTCCTCCCCCGCGCTGGCGAGATCCTACACCCTGCCCGGCACGGGGCAGACCGCCTGTTACGACAACGTGCTGCTGCTCAGTCCCTGCCCTACGGCAGGCCAGCCATTCTACGGCCAGGACGGCAACTATCCCGGAAGTCCTCCCGCGTATGCCGCAAGCGGGGAAGTGGTGGCCGACACCGTCACCGGGCTGGGCTGGCAAAAGGCCGATGACGGCGTCTCGCGTTACCTCGAAGAGGCAAGGGCCTACTGCGAGGGTCTGACCCTTGGCGGTTATTCCGACTGGAGACTCCCCACGCGTATGGAGTTATTGACCATTGTGGACGCTTCCCGGGCTGCTCCGGCCACCAACCCCGTCTTCACCAGTGGTAACGGAAAGTACTGGACGACAACCCTACAGGCAGGCGACGCATCCGAAGGTTGGTCCGTGCGGTTTTCCGACGGCCTGGCTTCCTACGACGGTATTTCCAACCCCTACCTTGTGCGATGCGTGCGGGGACCAGCTCTCTAA
- a CDS encoding HDOD domain-containing protein, whose amino-acid sequence MPRISIDAIIPGMVAAADVATPDGRLVLPAGQVIGPRHLDSFRRLGVTEVDIDDASGGAAPSQDAVNEHLDGAAAYASEFFAFLDPDHPVILALYRHVAGAVALDMARGVALPSLEERRAVNVEHLADVMPMEIAAPARLVAHETELASFPDIYFKLKEEMDSPKSSMGRITALISRDVSLSAKLLRLANSPLYNFSGAVDTIDRAVALIGMEQISTLALGVTAINYFKGIPPELVDMRSFWRHAVSCGLFAKLLANAAGVNNVERFFVEGLLHDAGRLILFKKMPYASTDALLYARENRVPVVEAERATFGYIHTDVSKPLLAHWRFPSGISDGINHHHAPAEAGNPRQAAIIHVADLLANAMEISLGNLYVLPPFEASAWESLGIQTERLPGILAEFEQQAAKTLSAFV is encoded by the coding sequence ATGCCGCGTATCTCCATTGACGCCATCATTCCAGGAATGGTCGCGGCGGCGGACGTCGCCACCCCGGACGGGCGGCTTGTCCTGCCCGCCGGGCAGGTCATCGGCCCTCGCCATCTGGACAGTTTTCGCAGGCTCGGGGTCACGGAGGTGGACATCGACGACGCCTCGGGGGGCGCAGCTCCCAGCCAGGACGCGGTCAACGAACACCTGGACGGGGCGGCTGCCTACGCCAGCGAGTTTTTCGCCTTCCTGGACCCGGACCATCCCGTCATCCTGGCCCTTTATCGGCATGTGGCCGGGGCCGTGGCCCTGGACATGGCCCGGGGCGTGGCCCTGCCGTCCCTGGAGGAGCGGCGGGCGGTCAACGTGGAGCATCTCGCCGACGTCATGCCCATGGAGATCGCGGCCCCGGCCCGGCTGGTGGCCCACGAAACGGAGCTGGCCTCGTTTCCGGACATCTATTTCAAGCTCAAGGAGGAAATGGACTCGCCGAAATCCTCCATGGGCCGCATCACGGCCCTGATCAGCCGGGACGTGAGCCTGTCGGCCAAGCTTTTGCGGTTGGCCAACAGTCCCCTCTACAACTTTTCCGGAGCCGTGGACACCATTGATCGGGCCGTGGCGCTGATCGGCATGGAGCAGATTTCCACCCTGGCTCTGGGGGTGACGGCCATCAACTACTTCAAGGGCATCCCCCCGGAGTTGGTGGACATGCGGTCCTTTTGGCGGCATGCCGTGTCCTGTGGGCTTTTTGCCAAGCTTTTGGCCAATGCCGCCGGGGTCAACAACGTGGAACGGTTTTTCGTGGAGGGGCTTTTGCACGACGCCGGGCGGCTGATCCTCTTCAAGAAAATGCCCTACGCCTCCACCGACGCCCTGCTGTACGCCCGGGAAAACCGGGTGCCGGTCGTTGAGGCCGAACGCGCGACCTTCGGCTACATCCACACCGATGTCAGCAAGCCCCTTCTGGCCCACTGGCGGTTCCCCAGCGGCATAAGCGACGGCATCAACCACCACCACGCCCCGGCCGAGGCGGGCAATCCCCGGCAGGCGGCCATCATCCATGTGGCGGATCTTCTGGCCAACGCCATGGAGATCTCGCTTGGCAACCTCTACGTGCTGCCGCCTTTCGAGGCCTCGGCCTGGGAGTCGCTGGGCATCCAAACGGAGAGGCTGCCCGGGATCCTGGCCGAGTTTGAGCAACAGGCCGCCAAGACCCTCAGCGCCTTCGTCTGA
- a CDS encoding LutC/YkgG family protein, producing the protein MKPFEKAAANDARLAMLSRLEKALMGAPLPPGKKPVQTVTRADPPDGDALLATFLGNLDMAGVTHHTAATPDEAAKAIRAYVRAREAQRVAAWDGDVLEGMAGFDVLEVVRDMGLEVVTPHGVRPCPGVALSEVGITGAAAGLAATGTVVVTSGPGMPRSVSIVPPAHLALVPQSRILPDLAAYFATLSPAAGLPSAIHAISGASSTGDIEFVYVRGAHGPVAVQVVVLGWR; encoded by the coding sequence ATGAAACCTTTCGAAAAGGCCGCCGCCAACGACGCGCGGCTGGCCATGCTGTCGCGTCTGGAAAAGGCCTTGATGGGCGCCCCGCTCCCGCCGGGAAAAAAGCCGGTCCAGACGGTTACCCGCGCCGACCCGCCAGACGGCGACGCCCTGCTGGCCACCTTCCTGGGCAATCTGGACATGGCCGGGGTGACCCACCACACGGCCGCGACCCCGGACGAGGCGGCAAAGGCCATCCGGGCTTATGTGCGCGCCAGGGAGGCGCAACGCGTCGCGGCCTGGGACGGGGACGTGCTGGAGGGCATGGCCGGATTCGACGTGCTGGAGGTGGTGCGCGACATGGGGTTGGAGGTGGTGACGCCGCACGGGGTGCGGCCGTGTCCGGGCGTGGCCCTGTCGGAGGTGGGGATCACGGGGGCGGCGGCGGGTTTGGCCGCGACCGGGACCGTGGTCGTGACCAGCGGGCCGGGCATGCCCCGGTCGGTGTCCATCGTGCCGCCCGCGCACCTGGCCCTTGTGCCGCAAAGCCGCATCCTGCCCGACCTGGCGGCCTATTTCGCGACGCTTTCCCCGGCCGCCGGGCTCCCCTCGGCCATCCACGCCATCTCCGGGGCCAGCAGCACCGGCGACATCGAATTCGTGTACGTCAGGGGGGCGCATGGTCCGGTGGCCGTACAGGTGGTCGTGCTGGGCTGGCGGTAG
- a CDS encoding polyprenyl synthetase family protein: MWVKDRLAAYAALTADYLRDRFGRRLREAGTPETLIAPMEYSLLGGGKRLRPALCLAFAELHGLPPGKVLPFAAAFELIHTYSLIHDDLPAMDDDDLRRGRPSCHKAYGEAQAILAGDALLTEAFGVMAETAPAVPEKAVLTALAEAAFAAGSAGMVGGQMLDMDYTGASGVSLAQVAAMQAKKTGALIRAACVCGAILAECAPQDVDRAALYGQSLGAAFQIADDILDVVGDETAIGKPVGSDQAMGKNTFPSLAGLPQSREMALAEADTAVRAVADHDGEAARFLRELARYVVDRVS; encoded by the coding sequence ATGTGGGTTAAAGACAGACTGGCGGCCTATGCCGCCTTGACCGCCGACTATCTGCGCGACCGCTTCGGCCGACGGCTGCGCGAGGCAGGAACCCCCGAAACCCTGATCGCCCCCATGGAATACAGCCTGCTGGGCGGGGGCAAACGGCTGCGACCGGCCCTGTGCCTGGCCTTCGCCGAGCTCCATGGCCTGCCGCCCGGGAAGGTTCTGCCGTTCGCCGCCGCCTTCGAGCTGATCCATACCTATTCGCTCATCCACGACGATCTGCCGGCCATGGACGACGACGACCTGCGCCGGGGACGGCCCTCCTGCCACAAGGCCTACGGCGAGGCCCAGGCCATCCTGGCCGGGGACGCCCTGCTGACCGAGGCCTTCGGGGTCATGGCCGAGACGGCCCCGGCGGTCCCGGAAAAAGCGGTGCTCACGGCCCTGGCCGAGGCGGCCTTTGCCGCCGGAAGCGCCGGGATGGTGGGCGGCCAGATGCTGGACATGGACTATACCGGCGCGTCCGGGGTGAGCCTGGCCCAGGTGGCGGCCATGCAGGCCAAAAAGACCGGGGCGCTGATCCGGGCCGCCTGCGTGTGCGGGGCCATCCTGGCCGAGTGCGCCCCGCAGGACGTGGACCGGGCGGCCCTCTACGGCCAAAGCCTGGGCGCGGCCTTCCAGATCGCCGACGACATCCTGGACGTGGTGGGCGACGAGACGGCCATCGGCAAGCCCGTGGGCAGCGATCAGGCCATGGGCAAAAACACCTTTCCCTCCCTGGCCGGGCTTCCCCAGAGTCGGGAGATGGCCCTGGCCGAGGCCGACACGGCGGTGCGCGCCGTGGCCGACCACGACGGGGAGGCGGCGCGGTTTTTGCGCGAACTGGCCCGCTATGTGGTGGACCGCGTTTCGTAG
- a CDS encoding secondary thiamine-phosphate synthase enzyme YjbQ, whose amino-acid sequence MKSYRKELWMQVPSRRGFVNITPEVEACLRESGIQEGLCLVNAMHITASVFINDDEPGLHHDYEVWLEKIAPHEPVGQYRHNTGEDNADAHMKRQVMGREVVVAVTGGRLDFGTWERIFYGEFDGRRKKRVLVKIIGE is encoded by the coding sequence ATGAAAAGTTATCGCAAGGAACTGTGGATGCAGGTGCCCTCCCGGCGCGGCTTCGTGAACATCACCCCCGAGGTGGAGGCCTGCCTGCGCGAATCAGGCATTCAGGAAGGCCTGTGCCTGGTCAACGCCATGCACATCACCGCCTCGGTGTTCATCAACGACGACGAACCGGGCCTGCACCACGACTACGAGGTCTGGCTGGAAAAGATCGCCCCCCACGAGCCCGTGGGCCAGTACCGCCACAACACGGGCGAGGACAACGCCGACGCCCACATGAAGCGCCAGGTCATGGGCCGCGAGGTGGTGGTGGCGGTCACCGGGGGACGCCTGGACTTCGGGACATGGGAACGCATTTTCTACGGCGAGTTCGACGGCCGCCGCAAGAAGCGGGTGCTGGTCAAGATCATCGGCGAATAG
- the xseA gene encoding exodeoxyribonuclease VII large subunit, with protein MAHIFRVGELTRAVKEVLEAEFPLVFVRGQISNLSRPSSGHIYFTLKDPEAALAAVWFRGAHGGATTGAGERYNPATGEVLEPGAAMRLGDGMEILCAGRLTVYPPRGVYQLVVEMVEELGAGRLHQEFEALKRELAALGYFDAGRKRPLPLHPVRVAVVTASTSAAVRDFIKVGRGRGFGCQVRIHDTPVQGEAAPGRIAQAISDIGRQGWAEAAVLIRGGGSIEDLWAFNTRIVADAIFACPVPVLTGVGHEVDVTIADMAADVRAATPSHAAQTLWPERRVYVQRVDDLETAAVAAVRRLLGDLDARLAHLSRGLSWLSPAHRLERAALTLAALAGRLTRAGETLADDAGRRLTRLRDRLERMVSPGGRLDADLARDRADRLSQRLEAAMEGIVRDRERALRDAELRLAGLDPMAPLARGYSLTTLVRTGKFLRRAGDAAKGDKIEVMVYEGTIRAEVTEAAGEAAPCPAREPERGGGRR; from the coding sequence ATGGCGCACATCTTTCGGGTTGGCGAACTGACACGGGCGGTCAAGGAGGTGCTCGAGGCCGAATTCCCGCTGGTGTTCGTGCGCGGCCAGATCTCCAACCTGTCGCGGCCCTCGTCGGGGCACATCTATTTCACCCTGAAAGACCCCGAGGCGGCCCTGGCGGCGGTCTGGTTCCGGGGGGCCCACGGCGGGGCCACGACCGGGGCCGGGGAACGCTACAACCCGGCCACGGGCGAGGTGCTGGAGCCGGGGGCGGCCATGCGCCTGGGCGACGGCATGGAGATCTTGTGCGCCGGGCGGCTGACGGTCTATCCGCCGCGCGGGGTCTACCAACTGGTGGTGGAGATGGTGGAGGAGCTCGGCGCGGGCAGGCTCCACCAGGAATTCGAGGCCTTAAAGCGCGAGCTGGCCGCCTTAGGCTATTTCGACGCCGGTCGCAAACGCCCCCTGCCGCTGCACCCGGTGCGCGTGGCCGTGGTCACCGCCAGCACCAGCGCCGCCGTGCGCGACTTCATCAAGGTCGGCCGGGGGCGTGGCTTCGGCTGCCAGGTCCGCATCCACGACACCCCGGTGCAGGGAGAGGCCGCGCCCGGGCGCATCGCACAGGCCATCTCGGACATCGGCCGCCAGGGCTGGGCCGAGGCGGCGGTGCTCATCCGGGGCGGCGGGTCCATCGAGGATCTGTGGGCCTTCAACACCCGGATCGTGGCCGACGCCATTTTCGCCTGCCCCGTGCCCGTGCTCACGGGCGTCGGGCACGAGGTGGACGTGACCATCGCCGACATGGCGGCCGACGTGCGGGCCGCCACCCCCTCCCATGCGGCCCAGACCCTGTGGCCCGAGCGGCGGGTCTACGTGCAGCGCGTGGACGACCTGGAGACCGCCGCCGTAGCCGCCGTGCGCCGCCTCCTGGGGGATCTTGATGCGCGGCTGGCCCACCTGTCCCGGGGGCTGTCCTGGCTGTCCCCGGCCCACCGCCTGGAGCGCGCGGCCCTGACCCTGGCCGCCCTGGCCGGGCGGCTGACGCGGGCCGGAGAGACCCTGGCCGACGACGCCGGGCGACGGCTCACGCGGCTGCGGGACCGCCTGGAGCGGATGGTTTCACCGGGCGGCAGGCTGGATGCGGATCTCGCCCGGGACCGGGCAGACCGGCTTTCGCAACGCCTGGAGGCCGCCATGGAGGGGATCGTCCGGGACAGGGAACGCGCCCTGCGGGACGCCGAACTGCGGCTGGCCGGGCTCGATCCCATGGCCCCCCTGGCTCGGGGCTACAGCCTGACCACCCTGGTCCGCACGGGCAAATTTCTGCGCCGGGCCGGGGACGCGGCAAAAGGCGACAAGATAGAGGTCATGGTGTATGAGGGAACGATCCGGGCCGAGGTGACGGAGGCGGCGGGCGAGGCCGCGCCGTGTCCCGCCCGGGAACCGGAGCGCGGGGGAGGCCGGAGATGA